CCTGGCCCGGCTGCGGGCGGTGGGCGCGCTCGGCCCGGCCACGGATGTCGTCGCCGTTCACCTGGACCATGACGTGCCCCCGGGTGCCGAGTTGCGGCGCCGGCTCGCGGCGGCGGGCGCGCGGGCGGTGCCGGACGGTACGACGTTGACGGTCGGCGTGTACGAGGACGTACCCGACGTGCCGCGGCGGACGCTGGTGCTGGGCGGGGCCCGGTCGGGGAAGTCGGTGGAGGCCGAGCGGCGGTTGGAGGCGTTCCCGGACGTGCTGTACGTGGCCACGGGCGGGACGCGCAACGGGGACGGGGAGTGGGCGGAGCGGGTGCACGCGCATCGGGAGCGGCGGCCGGGGTCGTGGCGTACCGCCGAGACCTGTGACCTCGTACCGCTGCTGAAGGACGACGGGGCGCCGCTGCTCATCGACTGTCTGTCGCTGTGGCTGACGGACGCGATGGACCGGGTGGGGGCGTGGGACGACGCGGAGTGGGCGGGGGGCGGGGAGCGGGAGCTGCGGCGGCTGGTACGGGAGTTGACGGCGGCGGTCCGCTCGACGCGGCGGACTGTCGTCACCGTGTCGAACGAGGTGGGGTCAGGGATCGTGCCCGCCACCGCGTCCGGGCGGCGGTACCGGGACGAGCTCGGGCGGCTGAACTCGGTGTTCGGGGCGGAGTGTGAGCATGTGCTGTTGGTGGTGGCGGGGCAGGCCGTTGTGCTGCGGGGGTGAGGGGGTGTGGTTGTGGTGTGGTGTTCGGCTGCGGGCCCGTGGAGGCTGGTCGCGCAGTTCCCCGCGCCCCTGAAGGCAGGTGGGTCGTGGATGCGACCTTGTGTTCGACTGCGGGCCCGGTGGGGGCTGGTCGAGCAGTTCCCCGCGCCACTGGGAGGGGCCCCGGCCCGCACATCTGCTCTGCGCTATCTCGTCGTCTCGTTTCTTCTCGCGATGATTCGGTAGGTGTTCGCGAAGCGGGTTCTGCGGAGGACGGGGGCCAGGGTGTGGTCCAGGGCTGTGGCCAGCGTCAGGAACGGGATCGCCGCTCGGAGCAGAAGGGTGCGGCGGGCCGGGAGGGCGCGGGTGAGGGCCAGGGAGAGGGCGCCCGTCAGGTCGTACGGGATGTGGGGTTCTCGGCGGTCCGTCGCGATGATCGTGCAGTGCTGGGACTCCAGTTCCGCCACCAGGTTGGCCAGCGGCATGAGGTGGAGGTGGCGGGGCTGGGCGTACCAGGGCCACCACTTTCCCAGCAGGGTGCCGAACGCGCAGTGCGGGTCCGGGACTTCGATCAGGAGGTGGCCGCCGGGGCGCAGGGCGCTGAGGGCCGCCCGGAGTTCCTCGCGAGGATCCGGGGTGTGTTCCAGGTGATGGAACATGCTGACGACGTCGTAGCGGGCCCGCAGTCGGTTGACGATGGCCGGGTCGGTGAGGCGGCCCCGGTACGCCTCCTCGATGTGGCCTGCGGTACGGGCCTTCTGGACGAGGCGGCTGGTGTCCACGCCGTCGAAGGCCGTGTACGGGAAACAGCGCTTCGCCGCCGCCGGGAAGGCACCCTCGCCTGTCCCGACGTCGAGCCAGCTCTCCGGTTCACGGAAGGCGAGCATCGCCCGGGCCGCCGCGCGGTGCCTGCGGGGCGCGACGGGGTGGGGGGCCTCGGGCAGGTCCTGGTGGTGGAGGGCGAGGCCCTCCGCGGTGAGGCGCGGGTTCTGGAAGGCGTGGGCGCAGTCACGGCACTCGTCGACGACGAACGTGCCCGGGCCTCGCTGCCCGCGCTGCCGTAGGTCGGGCGAGCGCAGGCGGGTGCGCAGCCGCTTGGAACCGCACCAGGGGCAGTCCTCCCGGCGCGGCTCGTGGAACCCGTCGGTCTCCGGTGGGAGGGTCGCCTTCGGGGCGGGGGACATGGGCGGCTCCTGCTGAAGCGGTGCACTGCTGCGGTGCGCTGAAGCGCCGTGCGACATTACGCAACAAAACGTTACGTAGGGGATCGCCGTCCCGGGTGCAATGACATGGCTCCAACGTGACGGCGCCCTGTTCGATCGCTGCCGGTACTGTTCGGCGAATGAGCTCGCTTAATCTCGACGACTTCACCGATCTGATCGAGCGCCCCGACGGCGGTGTGCGCCGCGACGCGGAGGCGCGCCGGGAGCGCCAGATCGTGCCGCCCGGGTCGCTCGGGCGCCTCGACGACCTGGGTGAGTGGCTGGCGGCGGCACAGTCCTCGGTGCCGGTACGGCCGGTCGAACGACCGCGTGTGGTGCTGTTCGCGGGGGATCACGGGATCGCCGGGCAGGGTGTGTCGGCGCGCCCCGCCGGCAGTGCCGGGCAGTCCGTGCGGGCGATTCTGGACGGCTCCAGCCCCGTCGCCGTACTCGCGCGGCGGCTCGGGGTGCCCGTACGGGTCGTCGACATGGCCCTGGACTGCGAGCCGGACGCGCTTCCCGCCGAGGTCGCGGGGCATCGCACTCGGCGTGGCAGCGGGCGGATCGACGTCGAGGACGCGCTGACCCTGGAAGAGGCGGAGGCCGCCTTCCTGGC
This genomic interval from Streptomyces sp. B21-083 contains the following:
- a CDS encoding bifunctional adenosylcobinamide kinase/adenosylcobinamide-phosphate guanylyltransferase, whose protein sequence is MELTLLGTGAPAGLPRPDCACAACTGALGVNARAATALLVDGTLLLDLTPGAVLAAARAGHSLGGVRQVLLSHPHDGPAVEVPAGLPQPGRVPDGRELALLTGHRVRAVPMDGPGTGYAVTGPDGQRLLYLPPGAAPAGLDENGPSYDMVLADVVGRPDALARLRAVGALGPATDVVAVHLDHDVPPGAELRRRLAAAGARAVPDGTTLTVGVYEDVPDVPRRTLVLGGARSGKSVEAERRLEAFPDVLYVATGGTRNGDGEWAERVHAHRERRPGSWRTAETCDLVPLLKDDGAPLLIDCLSLWLTDAMDRVGAWDDAEWAGGGERELRRLVRELTAAVRSTRRTVVTVSNEVGSGIVPATASGRRYRDELGRLNSVFGAECEHVLLVVAGQAVVLRG
- a CDS encoding class I SAM-dependent methyltransferase, with translation MSPAPKATLPPETDGFHEPRREDCPWCGSKRLRTRLRSPDLRQRGQRGPGTFVVDECRDCAHAFQNPRLTAEGLALHHQDLPEAPHPVAPRRHRAAARAMLAFREPESWLDVGTGEGAFPAAAKRCFPYTAFDGVDTSRLVQKARTAGHIEEAYRGRLTDPAIVNRLRARYDVVSMFHHLEHTPDPREELRAALSALRPGGHLLIEVPDPHCAFGTLLGKWWPWYAQPRHLHLMPLANLVAELESQHCTIIATDRREPHIPYDLTGALSLALTRALPARRTLLLRAAIPFLTLATALDHTLAPVLRRTRFANTYRIIARRNETTR